In Pseudobacter ginsenosidimutans, the following are encoded in one genomic region:
- a CDS encoding HNH endonuclease, which yields MDCYNCGATLNRKTRSAEHILPRSIGGKRIAYNLLCKSCNEQFGRTIDNELASRLTRFYTLLNSGEPVLPATNVSGNRKDGKIALHEKFIARVKKNRSFAGSKDYFRAIAKICLNYYLSKGYPKQYCETIKAFIRSGTPDNIFQYYAPESVSIHQLSENEVSHVLHIHGNKQSGLLYAYIELFNMQNLIFIFSMEYDERDIDVTWCRDVITNADLTKDVQLHLTREQLEHPGMSSADMEERLFPRFERLLRIIQGR from the coding sequence ATGGATTGTTACAATTGCGGGGCCACACTGAATAGAAAGACCAGGTCGGCAGAACATATCTTACCAAGATCGATTGGCGGGAAAAGGATTGCCTACAATCTTTTATGTAAGTCATGCAATGAGCAATTCGGCAGAACCATCGATAATGAACTTGCTTCCAGGTTAACGCGTTTCTATACTTTATTGAATTCCGGCGAGCCGGTGCTGCCGGCAACCAATGTATCCGGAAACAGGAAAGATGGAAAAATAGCTTTGCATGAAAAATTCATTGCCCGGGTAAAGAAGAACAGGTCCTTTGCGGGCAGCAAAGATTATTTCCGGGCGATCGCCAAGATCTGCCTGAACTACTATTTGTCTAAAGGCTATCCCAAACAATATTGCGAAACAATAAAGGCATTCATCCGGAGCGGGACTCCGGATAATATATTTCAGTATTATGCTCCGGAAAGCGTCTCCATTCACCAGCTCAGTGAAAATGAAGTCTCACATGTGTTGCACATCCATGGCAACAAACAATCAGGCCTGTTGTATGCTTATATCGAGCTGTTCAATATGCAGAACCTGATCTTCATTTTTTCCATGGAATATGATGAGAGGGATATCGATGTCACCTGGTGCCGTGATGTGATAACGAACGCGGATTTGACAAAAGATGTACAACTTCATCTTACCAGGGAACAACTGGAGCATCCGGGGATGTCATCTGCAGACATGGAGGAGAGATTGTTTCCGCGTTTTGAAAGATTGTTGCGGATAATTCAAGGCCGGTAA